A window of Bacteroidota bacterium contains these coding sequences:
- a CDS encoding bifunctional oligoribonuclease/PAP phosphatase NrnA, translating into MPHPVLQHLLDAERIVITTHIRPDGDALGSQIALGLFLRTLGKQVTLLNADAPPRNLEWMLDLAKVTTFTGALKQLKKVNEADALVIVDTNSEDRIGKLGPVLRDQAAPKLLIDHHPGPEAWFDHQLLRTDASAAGEIVYDLIAEHDAGLIDAEIATALYTAIMTDTGSFRYGSTTARVHTIVSDLLARGDIAPEPIHVAIFDTRMPSTLRLLSRALDTITPVYDGQIAYIVVSLDAMNGVGARSDEAEGLTGYPLSLEGVKAVVMFLETPSGIKCSFRSKGALAINGWARAFGGGGHRNAAGAYLRGEPLSEAIDRVIAAAPQHLDLGAEYELSDEISDDDLALLASFQGKL; encoded by the coding sequence ATGCCGCACCCGGTCCTCCAGCATCTCCTCGACGCCGAGCGCATCGTCATCACGACGCACATCCGCCCGGACGGGGACGCCCTCGGCTCGCAGATCGCGCTCGGGCTGTTCCTCCGCACCCTCGGCAAGCAGGTCACGCTCCTCAACGCCGACGCCCCGCCGCGCAACCTCGAGTGGATGCTCGACCTCGCAAAGGTGACGACGTTTACCGGGGCGCTCAAGCAGCTCAAGAAAGTCAACGAGGCCGACGCGCTCGTGATCGTGGACACCAACTCCGAGGACCGCATCGGCAAGCTCGGCCCGGTCCTGCGCGACCAGGCTGCGCCGAAGCTCCTGATCGACCACCACCCCGGTCCCGAGGCCTGGTTCGACCACCAACTGCTGCGGACCGACGCCTCGGCCGCCGGCGAGATCGTCTACGACCTCATCGCCGAGCACGACGCCGGCCTGATCGACGCCGAGATTGCGACGGCCCTCTACACCGCGATCATGACCGACACCGGCTCGTTCCGCTACGGCTCGACGACGGCCCGTGTCCACACGATCGTCTCCGACCTCCTGGCGCGCGGCGACATCGCCCCGGAGCCGATCCACGTCGCGATCTTCGACACGCGGATGCCGAGCACGCTCCGCCTCCTCTCGCGTGCGCTCGACACGATCACGCCGGTCTACGACGGGCAGATCGCTTACATCGTCGTCTCGCTGGACGCGATGAACGGCGTCGGGGCGCGGTCAGACGAGGCCGAAGGGCTGACGGGCTACCCGCTTTCGCTCGAAGGCGTCAAGGCGGTCGTGATGTTCCTCGAGACGCCGTCCGGGATCAAGTGCTCGTTTCGGTCGAAGGGGGCGCTGGCCATCAACGGGTGGGCGCGGGCCTTCGGCGGCGGCGGCCACCGCAACGCCGCCGGGGCCTACCTCCGCGGCGAGCCGCTCAGCGAGGCCATCGACCGCGTGATCGCCGCCGCGCCGCAGCACCTCGACCTGGGCGCCGAGTACGAACTCAGCGACGAGATCTCCGACGACGACCTCGCCCTCCTGGCCTCGTTCCAGGGCAAACTGTGA
- a CDS encoding DUF971 domain-containing protein produces the protein MPVPFPMNEPRTTPTQIAVDHGRQELTIAWTDGHRSVYSYEGLRRACPCVECRGGHGKMADPVDPIVWDLPSLQTYELKEVRPAGNYAVQFLWGDGHVHGVWSWTYLRSLRPSATEV, from the coding sequence ATGCCGGTGCCCTTCCCGATGAACGAACCGCGTACCACCCCGACCCAGATCGCCGTCGACCACGGCCGGCAGGAGCTGACGATTGCGTGGACCGACGGGCACCGGTCGGTCTACTCGTACGAGGGGCTACGCCGGGCTTGCCCGTGCGTCGAGTGCCGGGGCGGACACGGCAAGATGGCAGACCCGGTGGACCCCATCGTGTGGGACCTGCCGAGCCTCCAGACCTACGAACTGAAGGAGGTCCGCCCAGCGGGCAACTACGCCGTCCAGTTCCTCTGGGGCGACGGGCACGTCCACGGCGTCTGGTCGTGGACCTACCTCCGCTCGCTCCGCCCGAGCGCGACCGAAGTCTAA
- a CDS encoding OmpA family protein, which translates to MSIRPLFAALFVLLLGAQPADAQFWKKAREAAKRGAERAVERETARRADAAVTGMFELGDDVVGCVVGDDACVEEARAEGKEVVYVDDEGTPLPDDQQPTGTPAAAPDDAPASMRPGEGAWANYDFVPGQTVLFFDDYERAYVGDVPRRLRFINGAMEVVENGGSQMLRFTSDSRFALPLPATLPERFTVEFDLFVPYYSNFTLGTSTPEGRSEPDFRPSDWPQAHFAVNGGYHGKVGVFGGSGGTTNGVNYGALHERMVPVRIAVDGSYVKMYLDQQRIANIPNADIGRGSEILVHVGGWVSRGEENWIYLDNVRVAEGGRDRVYEKLAADGRYATQGILFDTGSATIRPESTPTLSEIARALQQHGDLRLRIEGHTDNTGSAEANQQLSERRAAAVRDYLVQREGIGPERLESAGMGQAVPVADNATPEGRQTNRRVELVVL; encoded by the coding sequence ATGTCTATCCGCCCGCTGTTCGCCGCCCTGTTTGTCCTGCTGCTGGGTGCGCAACCCGCCGACGCTCAGTTCTGGAAGAAGGCCCGCGAGGCCGCCAAGCGCGGAGCCGAGCGCGCCGTCGAGCGCGAGACCGCCCGCCGCGCCGACGCCGCCGTGACCGGCATGTTCGAGCTCGGCGACGACGTCGTCGGCTGCGTCGTCGGTGACGACGCCTGCGTGGAGGAGGCCCGCGCCGAAGGCAAGGAGGTCGTCTACGTGGACGACGAGGGCACGCCGCTTCCCGACGACCAGCAGCCGACCGGTACCCCTGCGGCGGCACCGGACGACGCACCAGCCTCGATGCGTCCCGGCGAAGGTGCCTGGGCCAACTACGACTTCGTTCCCGGCCAGACGGTCCTCTTCTTCGACGACTACGAGCGCGCCTACGTCGGGGACGTGCCGCGCCGCCTCCGGTTCATCAACGGCGCGATGGAGGTCGTCGAGAACGGCGGCAGCCAGATGCTCCGCTTCACCAGCGACTCTCGCTTCGCGCTCCCGCTGCCGGCGACGCTCCCCGAGCGCTTCACGGTCGAGTTCGACCTCTTCGTGCCGTACTACAGCAACTTCACGCTCGGCACCAGCACGCCCGAAGGGCGCAGCGAGCCGGACTTCCGCCCGTCCGACTGGCCGCAGGCGCACTTCGCCGTCAACGGCGGCTACCACGGCAAGGTCGGCGTCTTCGGCGGCAGCGGGGGGACGACGAACGGCGTGAACTACGGTGCGCTGCACGAGCGCATGGTGCCGGTCCGCATCGCGGTCGACGGGAGCTACGTCAAGATGTACCTCGACCAGCAGCGCATCGCCAACATCCCGAACGCCGACATCGGCCGGGGCAGCGAGATCCTCGTCCACGTCGGCGGCTGGGTCAGCCGGGGCGAGGAGAACTGGATCTACCTCGACAACGTCCGCGTGGCCGAGGGCGGGCGGGACCGCGTCTACGAGAAACTCGCCGCCGACGGGCGCTACGCGACGCAAGGCATTCTCTTCGACACCGGCAGCGCCACGATCCGCCCCGAGTCCACGCCGACGCTCAGCGAGATCGCCCGCGCGCTCCAGCAGCACGGCGACCTCCGCCTCCGCATCGAGGGCCACACCGACAACACCGGCTCGGCCGAGGCCAACCAGCAGCTCTCCGAGCGCCGCGCCGCCGCCGTCCGCGACTACCTCGTCCAGCGCGAAGGCATCGGCCCCGAGCGCCTCGAGTCCGCCGGGATGGGACAAGCTGTCCCCGTCGCCGACAACGCCACGCCCGAGGGCCGCCAGACGAACCGCCGCGTCGAACTGGTCGTACTCTAG
- a CDS encoding NAD(P)/FAD-dependent oxidoreductase, whose amino-acid sequence MPDVMEVEPIRSVDAVPAADGMKPRPRVVIVGTGHAGLEAVKALRKARVDVLLVDRNNYHKFQPLLYQVGTSGLPPGDITQPARHIFQGQTNFDFLLGKVVGVDFEKRQVLLEAGRPLWYDYLILATGASTNYFGVEGARRYGFPLKNVPDAINLRSHVIERFETANRNPGLIEDGVLTFVVVGGGATGVETAGALVELFDRVFERDFPGLDVDRARVVLLERGDSLMAGYKPELRAYTKEVLERRGVEVRLGSAVERVTAREVSLEGGEVIETQTLVWAAGVRANPLADVLGVEQTSGYRILVDEHLRLPDHPEVFVAGDLSGASSPEGELYPQVAQVAIQQGIHAAETIERAERGLPPEPFRYRDLGMMATIGRNAAIVQFPGGRGLKGFIAWLAWAGLHVVKLTGFRNRLGVLLNWTYSYLTYDRGPRLILTTFPETDEVNSREQPILTAAPTTPAA is encoded by the coding sequence ATGCCTGATGTCATGGAAGTCGAACCCATCCGCTCCGTCGACGCCGTTCCTGCTGCCGATGGGATGAAGCCGCGCCCCCGCGTCGTGATCGTAGGCACCGGGCACGCAGGCCTCGAAGCAGTCAAAGCCCTGCGGAAAGCGCGCGTGGACGTCCTGCTCGTGGACCGCAACAACTACCACAAGTTTCAGCCGCTGCTCTACCAGGTCGGCACGTCGGGGTTGCCGCCGGGGGACATCACCCAGCCCGCCCGCCACATCTTCCAGGGCCAGACGAACTTCGACTTTCTCCTCGGCAAGGTCGTCGGCGTGGACTTCGAGAAGCGCCAGGTGCTGCTCGAAGCCGGGCGGCCGCTGTGGTACGACTACCTGATCCTCGCCACCGGGGCCTCGACCAACTACTTTGGCGTCGAGGGGGCCAGGCGCTACGGCTTCCCGTTGAAGAACGTCCCCGACGCCATCAACCTGCGGAGCCACGTCATCGAGCGCTTCGAGACGGCGAACCGGAACCCTGGCCTGATCGAGGACGGCGTGCTCACGTTCGTCGTCGTCGGCGGCGGCGCGACGGGCGTTGAGACGGCGGGGGCGCTCGTCGAGTTGTTCGACCGCGTCTTCGAGCGCGACTTTCCTGGCCTCGACGTAGACCGTGCCCGGGTCGTCCTCCTCGAACGGGGCGACAGCCTGATGGCGGGCTACAAGCCGGAACTCCGGGCCTACACGAAAGAGGTGCTGGAGCGGCGCGGCGTCGAGGTCCGCCTGGGCAGCGCCGTGGAGCGCGTGACGGCGCGCGAGGTCTCCCTGGAGGGCGGCGAGGTAATCGAGACTCAGACGCTCGTCTGGGCCGCCGGCGTCCGCGCCAACCCCCTCGCCGACGTGCTGGGCGTCGAGCAGACGAGCGGATACCGAATTCTCGTCGACGAGCACCTCCGCCTTCCCGACCACCCTGAAGTGTTCGTGGCGGGCGACCTGTCCGGAGCCTCCAGCCCCGAGGGCGAGCTCTACCCCCAGGTGGCGCAGGTAGCGATCCAGCAGGGCATCCATGCCGCCGAGACCATTGAGCGCGCCGAGCGCGGCCTGCCCCCGGAGCCGTTCCGCTACCGCGACCTCGGCATGATGGCGACGATCGGCCGCAACGCCGCCATCGTCCAGTTCCCGGGCGGGCGCGGCCTCAAGGGCTTCATCGCTTGGCTGGCCTGGGCCGGGCTCCATGTCGTCAAGCTGACGGGCTTCCGCAACCGGCTCGGCGTGCTCCTGAACTGGACCTACAGCTACCTCACCTACGACCGCGGCCCGCGCCTCATCCTGACGACGTTCCCGGAGACCGACGAGGTAAACAGTCGGGAACAGCCCATCCTCACGGCCGCACCCACGACACCGGCGGCTTGA
- a CDS encoding FG-GAP-like repeat-containing protein — translation MLRFLPLCLLAAAASAQPLDFERQITPFPVLDADGDPYDLAFAGAFNNPRTQLADPDGDGTFGLFILEEQGRISHYEHTGALDFAWRSDQYAGIDAGSWFRFGDLDGDGDEDLITQRPSGQVRYWENGGGSAPSFTLGADPLLDLAGDPVAPEDPNVPALADVDGDGDLDLFLGRADSGKIRWYRHTGAEGGVPQYELAGEQFQDIVIFESNPTCGDDPTQPLYITPGAPAPGSSRGSLHGQNALTFADPDGDGDLDLFWGDFFTPSLYFFENTGSAAEPGLEFISEQYPLDNPLTSAGYNVPSFRDLDGDGDLDLVIGIVGGFCSTTANIIDNLYYLENTGTPTAPDYREQTSRLLDAVDVGRASYPAAEDLDGDGDLDLLVGSGFNPGAPARGSFFRFENTGTPAAPQFRLAEDDFLSLDVDFANHYAPAFGDLDGDGRRDLLVGTFGGRMAFLLNTGGGFELTVEALQDLDVGSTATPTLGDLDGDGDLDLLVGEFSGTLNYFRNDGSVQLPNFVEATLPGLFDVSDPEDPESIDVGRYSAPHLADVDRDGDLDLFLGTERDDVLFYRNTGSPEAPAFEVQPFDVGALRYNTSPTAADLDGDGDLDLLAGDLAGGLLYLDNRQITTSSALPPAAPGRARLQTFPNPFGADTTLRVGASREPMTLAVFDAAGREVRRWALGPHEAAQSVSWDGTMASGTPVPSGLYVARLTAGDRLLGTQKLTRLRQ, via the coding sequence ATGCTCCGCTTCCTTCCGCTCTGCCTCCTCGCGGCCGCCGCCTCGGCGCAGCCCCTCGACTTCGAGCGGCAGATCACGCCGTTCCCCGTCCTCGACGCCGACGGCGATCCGTACGACCTCGCCTTCGCCGGGGCCTTCAACAATCCGCGCACGCAGCTCGCCGACCCCGACGGCGACGGCACCTTCGGGCTGTTCATCCTCGAAGAGCAGGGCCGGATCAGCCACTACGAGCACACGGGTGCGCTGGACTTCGCGTGGCGCTCGGACCAGTACGCCGGGATCGACGCCGGCTCGTGGTTCCGCTTCGGCGACCTCGACGGCGACGGCGACGAGGACCTCATCACGCAGCGGCCCTCCGGGCAGGTCCGCTACTGGGAGAACGGCGGCGGCAGCGCGCCCAGCTTCACGCTTGGGGCCGACCCGCTCCTCGACCTGGCCGGCGACCCCGTCGCGCCCGAGGACCCCAACGTGCCGGCCCTCGCCGACGTGGACGGCGACGGCGACCTCGACCTCTTCCTCGGCCGCGCCGACAGCGGCAAGATCCGCTGGTATCGCCACACCGGGGCCGAGGGTGGCGTCCCGCAGTACGAACTCGCGGGCGAGCAATTCCAGGACATCGTCATCTTCGAGTCCAACCCGACGTGCGGAGACGATCCCACGCAGCCGCTCTACATCACCCCGGGTGCGCCCGCGCCGGGGTCGTCGCGCGGCTCGCTCCACGGCCAGAACGCCCTCACCTTCGCCGACCCCGACGGCGACGGCGACCTCGACCTTTTCTGGGGCGACTTCTTCACGCCGAGCCTCTACTTCTTCGAGAACACCGGCTCCGCCGCAGAGCCCGGCCTCGAGTTCATCTCCGAGCAGTACCCGCTCGACAACCCGCTCACGAGCGCCGGCTACAACGTCCCCAGCTTCCGGGACCTCGACGGCGACGGCGACCTCGACCTCGTCATCGGCATCGTCGGCGGGTTCTGCTCGACGACGGCCAACATCATCGACAACCTCTACTACCTCGAGAACACCGGCACCCCGACCGCGCCGGACTACCGGGAGCAGACGAGCCGGCTCCTCGACGCGGTCGATGTCGGCCGCGCGAGCTATCCGGCGGCCGAGGACCTCGACGGCGACGGCGACCTCGACCTCCTCGTCGGCAGCGGGTTCAACCCGGGCGCGCCGGCGCGCGGCAGCTTCTTCCGCTTCGAGAACACCGGCACCCCGGCGGCCCCGCAGTTCCGCCTCGCCGAGGACGACTTCCTCAGCCTCGACGTGGACTTCGCCAACCACTACGCCCCGGCCTTCGGCGACCTCGACGGCGACGGGCGGCGCGACCTGCTCGTCGGCACCTTCGGCGGGCGGATGGCCTTCCTCCTCAACACCGGCGGCGGGTTCGAGCTGACGGTCGAGGCGCTCCAGGACCTCGACGTCGGCTCGACGGCCACGCCGACGCTCGGCGACCTCGACGGCGACGGCGACCTCGACCTCCTCGTCGGCGAGTTCTCGGGGACGCTCAACTACTTCCGCAATGACGGCTCGGTGCAGCTCCCGAACTTCGTCGAGGCCACGCTCCCCGGTCTCTTCGACGTGAGCGACCCCGAGGACCCCGAGAGCATCGACGTCGGCCGCTACAGCGCGCCGCACCTCGCCGACGTGGACCGCGACGGCGACCTCGACCTCTTCCTCGGGACCGAGCGCGACGACGTGCTCTTCTACCGGAACACCGGCTCCCCGGAGGCCCCGGCGTTCGAGGTCCAGCCCTTCGACGTGGGGGCGCTCCGCTACAACACCTCGCCCACCGCTGCCGACCTCGACGGTGACGGCGACCTCGACCTCCTCGCGGGCGACCTCGCCGGGGGCCTCCTCTACCTGGACAACAGGCAGATCACGACTTCCAGCGCCCTTCCGCCTGCTGCTCCGGGTCGCGCCCGGTTGCAGACGTTTCCTAACCCGTTCGGGGCCGACACCACGCTCCGCGTCGGCGCAAGCCGCGAGCCGATGACGCTCGCCGTTTTCGACGCGGCTGGGCGCGAGGTGCGGCGCTGGGCACTGGGTCCGCACGAGGCGGCGCAGTCCGTTTCGTGGGACGGGACGATGGCCTCCGGCACGCCGGTGCCGAGCGGGCTCTACGTCGCCCGCCTCACGGCCGGGGACCGCCTGCTCGGCACCCAGAAGCTGACCCGGCTGCGGCAGTGA
- a CDS encoding MFS transporter produces MHRSPCDEGVIESGPHGGAADACEEDAKPWVLAATIGGSSLAFIVGSVVNVALPAMQRGLGATVAEVQWVLNAYLLFLGALILVGGSAGDRFGRRRLFVAGTVVFTLASVGCGLAPTTGWLIAARAVQGVGAALLVPNSLAIISAAFEGAERGKAIGTWAGFSALTTALGPVLGGWLVDAFSWRWVFFVVVPVALGTLGIALWKVPESRDRASTGRLDAAGAALAAASFGALTYGLIASAERGWGDSVVLAAVAGAVGLFGLFLLREARAPDPMVPLDLFRSPTFSGANAVTLGLYFALTGVLFFLPFNLIQVQGYSATAAGAAFLPFSLVVGFFSRPAGGLVERFGARLPLVVGPLVTALGLALLVVPSVGGWYWTTFFPPMLVLGTGMAIAVAPLTTVVMDSVDESHAGTASGVNNAASRIAGLLAVAVLGVVALGTFNAALDEQLAAADVSAQTEALLAPFRSDLTGADLPDALQGDERAALQALVGAAFVASFRWVAGISAALALLSALCAALTIRPVAEPEAQP; encoded by the coding sequence GTGCATCGCTCGCCCTGCGACGAAGGCGTCATCGAGTCCGGCCCCCACGGCGGGGCTGCCGACGCGTGCGAAGAGGACGCCAAGCCCTGGGTGCTCGCCGCGACGATCGGCGGCTCTAGCCTCGCCTTCATCGTTGGCTCCGTCGTCAACGTGGCGTTGCCGGCGATGCAGCGCGGACTCGGCGCGACGGTCGCCGAGGTGCAGTGGGTGCTCAACGCCTACCTGCTCTTCCTCGGGGCGTTGATCCTGGTCGGGGGCTCCGCGGGCGACCGGTTCGGGCGGCGGCGGCTGTTTGTGGCCGGCACGGTCGTCTTCACCCTCGCCTCGGTCGGGTGCGGCCTCGCCCCGACAACCGGATGGCTGATCGCGGCGCGGGCCGTGCAAGGGGTCGGGGCGGCGCTCCTCGTCCCGAACTCGCTCGCCATCATCTCGGCCGCCTTCGAGGGGGCGGAGCGCGGCAAGGCGATTGGGACGTGGGCCGGCTTCTCAGCGCTGACGACGGCGCTCGGGCCGGTGCTCGGCGGGTGGCTCGTCGACGCCTTTTCGTGGCGGTGGGTGTTTTTCGTGGTCGTCCCAGTCGCGCTCGGCACGCTTGGCATCGCGCTGTGGAAGGTGCCCGAGAGCCGGGACCGAGCTTCGACGGGCCGGCTCGACGCAGCGGGCGCAGCTCTGGCCGCCGCCAGCTTCGGCGCGCTCACCTACGGCCTGATCGCCTCAGCCGAGCGGGGATGGGGTGACTCCGTCGTCCTCGCTGCCGTCGCAGGGGCGGTTGGGCTCTTCGGACTGTTCCTCCTGCGCGAAGCGCGAGCCCCAGACCCGATGGTGCCGCTCGACCTCTTCCGCTCGCCCACGTTCAGCGGAGCCAACGCGGTGACGCTGGGACTGTACTTCGCGCTCACCGGGGTGCTCTTCTTCCTACCGTTCAACCTGATCCAGGTGCAGGGCTACTCGGCGACCGCGGCCGGGGCGGCGTTTCTCCCGTTCTCGCTCGTGGTCGGCTTCTTCTCGCGCCCGGCGGGCGGTCTCGTGGAGCGGTTTGGGGCGCGGCTGCCGCTCGTCGTCGGGCCGCTCGTGACCGCGCTCGGGCTGGCGCTGCTCGTGGTGCCGTCCGTCGGCGGGTGGTACTGGACGACGTTCTTCCCGCCGATGCTGGTGCTCGGCACCGGGATGGCGATTGCCGTCGCGCCGCTGACGACGGTCGTGATGGACAGCGTGGACGAGAGCCACGCCGGCACGGCTTCCGGGGTCAACAACGCGGCGTCACGCATCGCGGGACTGCTGGCCGTTGCTGTCCTCGGCGTCGTCGCCCTCGGCACGTTCAACGCGGCGCTTGACGAGCAGCTTGCCGCCGCCGATGTGTCCGCCCAGACCGAGGCCCTGCTCGCCCCCTTTCGCAGCGACCTCACCGGAGCTGACCTCCCCGATGCCCTGCAGGGCGACGAGCGCGCGGCGCTCCAGGCGCTCGTCGGTGCCGCCTTCGTGGCGAGCTTCCGCTGGGTAGCAGGGATTTCGGCGGCGCTCGCGCTGCTCAGCGCGCTCTGCGCCGCCCTCACGATACGGCCGGTCGCGGAACCGGAGGCCCAGCCCTAG
- a CDS encoding cation transporter, with protein MPTVTSDIHIEGMSCRHCVAAVEGALAQLDGLQVETVGIGEARVRYEAQRVSAGSITEALADEGYAVRSVERVA; from the coding sequence ATGCCCACCGTTACGTCGGACATCCACATCGAAGGCATGAGTTGCCGGCACTGCGTAGCGGCCGTCGAGGGCGCGCTCGCTCAGCTAGACGGCCTCCAGGTCGAGACCGTCGGCATCGGGGAGGCGCGGGTGCGCTACGAGGCGCAGCGCGTGTCGGCCGGGTCCATCACCGAAGCGCTCGCAGACGAGGGCTACGCAGTGCGGTCGGTCGAGCGGGTCGCCTGA